Proteins encoded within one genomic window of Panacibacter microcysteis:
- a CDS encoding SRPBCC family protein, giving the protein MQANSVSLHRVLKASPEKIFRAFTEAGAMAAWLPPYGFTCTVHELNAVTGGTYRMSFQNFTTGNSHAFGGKYIEIIPAAFLKYTDEFEDPNLPGTMTTSVWLKKTIAGTDIKIIQEGIPAAIPAEMCYLGWQDSLEKLAKLVEPEIPDA; this is encoded by the coding sequence ATGCAAGCGAACAGTGTTTCTTTACACAGGGTACTGAAAGCAAGCCCGGAAAAGATCTTCCGTGCATTTACAGAAGCCGGTGCAATGGCCGCATGGCTGCCACCGTACGGGTTTACATGCACGGTACATGAATTGAATGCCGTGACCGGTGGTACTTACCGCATGTCTTTCCAGAATTTTACCACAGGTAATAGTCACGCTTTTGGCGGCAAGTATATTGAAATCATTCCTGCAGCGTTCTTAAAGTACACAGATGAATTTGAAGACCCCAACCTGCCGGGTACAATGACCACCTCAGTGTGGCTCAAAAAGACAATTGCCGGCACCGATATTAAAATAATACAGGAAGGTATTCCCGCGGCGATACCCGCAGAAATGTGCTACCTCGGCTGGCAGGATTCATTGGAAAAACTGGCGAAGCTGGTGGAGCCGGAAATTCCGGACGCTTAA
- a CDS encoding nucleoside deaminase encodes MPTTNDFIEQCITLGKQAAEKGNSAVGALLVRGEVIIGAAEEATKTKNDITCHAEMEAIRQAVKTLNTNDLSDCVLYSTHEPCIMCSYAIRFYKIRAVFYLQESTYLGGVSSALPLLTTVAVPPGWSVAPHIHHITTW; translated from the coding sequence ATGCCAACGACAAATGATTTTATAGAGCAGTGCATAACCCTGGGCAAACAAGCGGCAGAAAAAGGAAACAGTGCGGTTGGAGCCCTGCTTGTACGGGGTGAGGTGATAATAGGTGCCGCAGAAGAGGCGACAAAAACAAAAAACGATATTACCTGCCACGCAGAAATGGAGGCTATAAGACAAGCTGTGAAAACACTAAACACAAATGACCTTTCGGATTGTGTCTTGTACTCAACACATGAACCATGCATTATGTGCTCTTATGCCATACGGTTTTATAAAATTAGAGCAGTGTTTTACCTGCAGGAATCAACGTATTTGGGCGGCGTATCATCTGCGCTGCCATTATTAACTACAGTAGCCGTTCCACCGGGTTGGAGTGTAGCACCACACATTCATCATATTACCACCTGGTAA
- a CDS encoding short-chain dehydrogenase, giving the protein MNNHEITRFFDSKKLTAKDCVRIDFKKREPLYGFFIDAGDYEELKNKNLWRIVLKTNETIWQKTHSVDFAKIFNGTEITKLSVS; this is encoded by the coding sequence ATGAACAATCACGAAATAACAAGGTTTTTTGATTCGAAAAAATTAACAGCCAAAGATTGCGTACGTATAGATTTTAAAAAAAGAGAACCCCTATACGGTTTCTTTATCGATGCAGGTGATTACGAAGAACTGAAGAACAAGAACCTGTGGCGAATTGTACTTAAGACAAATGAAACAATCTGGCAAAAAACGCACAGTGTAGATTTCGCGAAAATCTTCAACGGTACTGAAATTACCAAGCTTTCGGTTTCATAA
- a CDS encoding sugar phosphate isomerase/epimerase family protein has translation MKHSNISLAQWALVEEIQKGKWTTLDFPRIARTDFEVDGIEFVNTLFAVPTATYLDTLKKNAADNNIAMVLIMVDDEGDGCEATTAARKQFAINHRKWVDIAHYLGCKAIRTNCRGTAGIPPAEALRYATESYHMLLDYAAQANMEILVENHGGFSNDADWMIQLMNAVNNPLFGTYPDWREPAPDFDNYNYLLKTLPFAKGMSYRNQPDDLLTIKMMNACKEAGYTGWYGIESNGRAAIIKGKKLLQQHVLEKELH, from the coding sequence ATGAAGCACAGCAATATTTCACTGGCCCAATGGGCGCTGGTAGAAGAAATACAAAAAGGCAAATGGACCACACTGGATTTTCCGCGCATTGCCAGAACAGATTTTGAAGTGGATGGTATTGAATTCGTAAACACCTTATTTGCAGTACCCACCGCCACCTACCTGGATACATTGAAAAAAAATGCTGCTGACAACAACATTGCCATGGTGCTTATTATGGTAGATGATGAAGGTGATGGCTGCGAAGCCACAACAGCGGCAAGGAAACAGTTTGCAATCAACCACCGCAAGTGGGTTGATATCGCACATTACCTTGGCTGTAAAGCCATACGCACCAACTGCCGGGGTACAGCCGGCATACCACCAGCCGAAGCTCTCAGGTACGCCACGGAGTCTTATCATATGTTGCTGGACTATGCAGCGCAGGCAAACATGGAAATACTGGTAGAAAATCATGGAGGCTTTTCAAATGATGCGGACTGGATGATACAATTGATGAACGCTGTAAATAACCCGCTGTTTGGTACATACCCAGACTGGCGGGAGCCTGCGCCTGATTTTGACAACTACAATTACCTGCTAAAAACGTTGCCTTTTGCAAAAGGCATGTCTTACCGCAACCAGCCGGATGATTTACTCACCATTAAAATGATGAATGCCTGTAAAGAGGCAGGCTATACCGGCTGGTATGGTATAGAATCGAATGGAAGGGCGGCAATTATAAAAGGTAAAAAATTATTGCAGCAACATGTGCTCGAAAAAGAATTGCATTAA
- a CDS encoding DoxX family membrane protein — protein sequence MKTATTISRITLGFLYLVFGLDFFFHFIPYQPNHTGNTAAFKSGLMAAGYFYPMMKVLQVAGGISLLFNRYAAFAAVVLFPVSVNVFLFHTMLVPSGWYMGVILLATNLFLGYAWRKYYSSMFVRKPDV from the coding sequence ATGAAGACTGCAACAACAATTTCGCGTATTACGCTTGGGTTTTTGTACCTCGTTTTTGGTCTCGATTTCTTCTTTCATTTTATACCGTACCAGCCCAATCATACAGGCAACACTGCTGCGTTTAAAAGCGGGCTAATGGCCGCCGGTTATTTTTACCCGATGATGAAAGTGTTGCAGGTGGCAGGCGGTATATCACTCCTTTTTAACAGGTATGCAGCGTTTGCTGCGGTTGTTTTATTTCCTGTTAGTGTAAATGTGTTTTTGTTTCACACTATGCTTGTTCCTTCAGGCTGGTACATGGGTGTTATACTACTGGCCACAAACCTGTTCCTCGGTTATGCATGGAGGAAGTATTACAGCAGCATGTTTGTGCGTAAACCAGATGTGTAG
- a CDS encoding REP-associated tyrosine transposase produces MSRKYKFNNNDQMYFVSFAVINWIDLFIRTEYKDVIVKSLSYCIEKKDLKLYAWCIMTSHVHLIIGSAGNPLENIMRDLKRHTSETLHLAIKNNTKESRREWMLSMMENAGIANSNNLRFQFWQQHNQPIVLDTPKITHQKLDYLHNNPVAAGFIEKPEDWLYSSAKDYYTSTKGLLDIILIDPLVVTV; encoded by the coding sequence ATGAGCCGCAAATACAAATTCAACAATAACGACCAGATGTATTTTGTAAGCTTTGCAGTTATAAACTGGATCGACCTTTTTATAAGAACAGAATACAAAGATGTTATAGTTAAAAGTCTTTCTTACTGTATTGAAAAGAAAGACCTGAAATTATATGCATGGTGCATTATGACGAGCCATGTTCATTTGATCATTGGTAGTGCAGGAAATCCTTTGGAGAATATTATGCGTGATTTAAAACGACACACTTCTGAAACACTTCATCTTGCTATTAAGAATAATACAAAAGAAAGCAGACGTGAATGGATGCTATCTATGATGGAAAATGCAGGTATCGCAAACAGTAATAATCTTCGCTTTCAGTTTTGGCAACAACATAATCAACCAATTGTTTTGGATACTCCAAAAATTACGCATCAGAAACTGGATTACCTGCATAACAACCCTGTAGCAGCCGGCTTTATTGAAAAGCCTGAAGACTGGTTATACAGTTCTGCTAAAGATTATTATACAAGTACTAAAGGATTGTTAGATATTATTTTGATTGATCCGCTTGTTGTGACAGTATAA
- a CDS encoding DUF4421 family protein, whose product MTARKIRHRFSIQKPADFNSMKRKSTLIFILVLFICSRSFAQAMHDSLYYTTFPNALTVRLYSLKDFANFSLASSNGNSKMQYRSNTTVNLGAGLTYKNVSGNLSFGFGFLNNKTEEKGKTSTIDFQLHFFPSKWTSDVLFLRYKGFYANRELQPHIAGNNIYYRPDISLNLLGGSLYRIQNGSRFSYRTAFYQNEWLRKSSGSFLYGGAAYYQGISSDDSSLLIQKTTGAALPGLNNFHFITIGPGAGYAQSLVFKHHFYIIGSAIINANVVFATNETTTGKDRRTGIEPSLNFKTAAGYAGNRWNVSLSWAGNVLIAKQPFAEKANVFPTSEVRFTVARHIMLKKPIPVVGNVIEKIFGKGY is encoded by the coding sequence ATGACTGCACGGAAAATCAGGCACAGATTTTCGATACAGAAGCCTGCAGACTTTAACAGCATGAAACGTAAAAGCACTTTAATATTTATACTGGTTCTGTTTATATGCAGCCGTTCATTTGCACAGGCAATGCACGACAGCCTTTATTATACAACATTTCCAAATGCGCTTACAGTAAGGCTTTACTCACTGAAGGATTTTGCCAATTTTTCGCTGGCATCATCTAATGGCAACAGTAAGATGCAGTACAGGTCGAACACCACGGTAAATCTTGGTGCCGGCCTTACGTACAAAAATGTATCGGGCAATCTGAGCTTCGGCTTTGGCTTTCTAAACAATAAAACAGAAGAAAAAGGCAAGACATCGACCATCGATTTTCAATTGCATTTCTTTCCTTCAAAATGGACGTCTGATGTGCTTTTCCTGCGCTACAAAGGTTTCTATGCAAACCGCGAATTGCAGCCGCATATTGCAGGCAACAACATTTACTACCGGCCCGATATATCGCTCAACCTGCTTGGCGGTTCTTTGTATCGCATACAAAACGGCAGCCGGTTTTCTTACCGTACGGCATTTTACCAGAATGAATGGCTGCGCAAATCTTCCGGGTCATTCCTGTACGGCGGGGCAGCATACTACCAGGGCATCAGCTCAGACGACAGCAGCCTTCTGATACAAAAAACAACCGGCGCGGCATTGCCGGGTTTAAACAATTTTCATTTTATTACCATTGGCCCGGGTGCAGGTTATGCGCAGAGCCTCGTTTTTAAACATCATTTTTATATAATCGGGTCTGCCATCATTAATGCCAATGTAGTTTTTGCAACCAATGAAACAACAACAGGCAAAGACAGGCGAACAGGTATTGAGCCATCATTGAATTTCAAAACAGCGGCAGGCTATGCCGGCAACCGGTGGAATGTGAGCCTGAGCTGGGCAGGCAATGTACTCATCGCCAAACAACCTTTTGCAGAAAAGGCAAATGTATTTCCCACAAGTGAAGTAAGGTTTACCGTTGCAAGGCACATCATGCTCAAAAAGCCAATACCCGTAGTAGGTAATGTAATAGAAAAAATTTTTGGAAAAGGCTATTAG
- a CDS encoding META domain-containing protein, whose product MKTLFCAAAITSMLCISACSNTKNTVVDNNSAASATPANDIAGKKWKLVELMGQPVADSINGKLPFITFNKADSTYAANGGCNGMGGKIKWNALTMSIKFKQGMSTMMACPDMTVENGLKNVFDAADNYTVNDSVLSLNKARMAPLARFRKINQ is encoded by the coding sequence ATGAAAACATTATTCTGTGCTGCAGCAATAACCAGCATGTTATGTATCTCCGCATGCAGCAATACAAAAAATACAGTTGTTGACAACAATTCTGCGGCATCTGCAACACCCGCCAATGACATAGCCGGTAAAAAATGGAAACTGGTAGAATTGATGGGCCAGCCCGTTGCTGACAGTATTAATGGTAAACTACCCTTTATTACATTCAATAAGGCAGACAGTACATATGCTGCAAATGGCGGGTGTAACGGTATGGGTGGAAAAATTAAATGGAACGCGCTTACGATGAGTATAAAATTTAAACAGGGCATGTCCACGATGATGGCATGCCCTGATATGACAGTTGAGAACGGTCTTAAGAATGTATTCGACGCTGCGGACAACTACACAGTAAATGATTCTGTATTGTCGCTTAACAAAGCACGTATGGCACCACTGGCAAGATTTAGAAAAATTAACCAGTAA
- a CDS encoding sulfatase-like hydrolase/transferase, producing MRTYPVVSKSNISRPVLIAILAVATYFISCKKEFNALTDTSSSNLLSVAIPVKPNIVLILADDIGYEVPAVNGGQSYNTPNIDMMAAAGMRFTQCYGSPMCSPSRFMLLTGKYNFRNYTVWGIMDRNQRTIANMLADQGYDTYALGKWQLDGGDTSVKTFGFNSSYTIFAQYDDGTLTHDAFHNTYGRYKSPELYANGLQLGKSTVNKYCDDILVDSLTAYAARSSQQGKPFFIYYSTSLCHHPYSPTPDDPEYNAWDPNNKLSDSTFFPSMVQYMDKKIGNIFSRFDSMNLTGNTVFIFLGDNGTPSAITSVYLGDSIRGGKMKSTTWGTHVPLIVYWRGMIPANTVNSDLVDFTDFLPTLAGIARIPVPKTYGTIDGVSFAPRLAARPGTPRSWIFCHYDPEQNQPSVLKRWIQDTTYKLYDSTGRFYNVYLDPYEKNNLKTLTPEQEAVKVRFQSILDSLK from the coding sequence ATGAGAACATATCCCGTCGTCAGCAAATCCAATATCAGCAGGCCCGTGCTTATTGCTATACTTGCTGTGGCAACATATTTCATTTCGTGTAAAAAAGAGTTCAATGCGTTAACTGATACAAGTTCATCGAACCTGCTTAGTGTTGCTATACCTGTAAAACCCAACATTGTATTAATACTGGCAGATGACATCGGTTATGAAGTACCTGCTGTAAACGGTGGTCAGTCTTACAACACACCAAACATTGATATGATGGCTGCTGCCGGCATGCGCTTTACCCAATGCTATGGATCTCCTATGTGTTCCCCCTCCAGATTTATGTTGCTTACGGGTAAATACAATTTTCGCAACTATACAGTTTGGGGTATCATGGACAGGAACCAGCGTACTATTGCAAATATGCTGGCAGACCAGGGATACGATACTTATGCACTGGGCAAATGGCAGCTTGATGGCGGAGATACTTCTGTAAAAACCTTTGGTTTCAACAGTTCGTATACCATCTTCGCCCAGTATGATGATGGCACATTAACCCACGATGCATTTCACAATACTTACGGTCGATATAAAAGTCCTGAATTATATGCCAATGGCCTTCAGCTTGGCAAATCAACGGTAAACAAATATTGCGATGATATACTGGTTGATTCACTTACCGCCTACGCAGCAAGAAGCAGCCAGCAGGGAAAACCATTTTTCATTTATTATTCTACCAGTCTTTGTCACCATCCCTACTCTCCCACTCCTGATGACCCTGAATACAATGCGTGGGACCCAAACAATAAATTGTCTGATTCAACATTTTTTCCGTCTATGGTTCAATACATGGATAAAAAAATCGGGAACATTTTCTCGCGTTTCGATAGCATGAACCTGACCGGTAATACCGTATTTATTTTTCTCGGCGACAATGGCACACCATCTGCCATTACATCTGTCTATTTGGGAGACAGCATTCGTGGCGGAAAGATGAAATCAACAACATGGGGTACACATGTACCACTGATCGTTTACTGGAGAGGGATGATTCCCGCCAACACGGTAAACAGCGACCTGGTAGATTTTACTGATTTTTTGCCAACACTCGCGGGTATAGCAAGAATACCGGTTCCTAAAACCTACGGCACAATCGATGGAGTAAGTTTTGCACCAAGGCTTGCGGCCAGACCGGGCACGCCCAGAAGCTGGATCTTCTGCCACTATGATCCTGAACAAAATCAGCCATCTGTTCTTAAAAGGTGGATACAGGATACTACGTATAAACTGTATGATTCAACAGGCAGGTTCTACAACGTTTACCTTGACCCTTATGAAAAAAACAACCTCAAAACGCTAACACCGGAGCAGGAAGCGGTGAAAGTCAGGTTCCAATCGATCCTGGATTCACTGAAGTAA
- a CDS encoding RNA recognition motif domain-containing protein, which translates to MNIYVSNLSFHTTEEDLVQMFSAYGSVNSAKIVIDKFTNKSRGFGFIEMPDDNAAQEAISKLNNKDIQGRTLSVSVARPREERPGGFRSRSL; encoded by the coding sequence ATGAATATTTATGTATCTAATCTGAGCTTTCATACAACAGAGGAAGACCTTGTACAAATGTTTTCAGCATATGGCAGCGTTAACTCTGCAAAAATCGTTATTGACAAGTTTACCAATAAGTCAAGAGGTTTTGGTTTTATTGAAATGCCTGACGATAATGCGGCACAGGAAGCTATCAGCAAGCTGAACAACAAAGACATACAAGGCAGAACACTCTCTGTAAGCGTTGCAAGACCAAGAGAAGAGAGACCAGGTGGTTTCAGGAGCCGGTCATTATAA
- a CDS encoding YdcF family protein produces the protein MIPNEVLILAEKLWHYHHMQHTLQPSDCILALGSHDLRVAERAAQLYLDGWAPLLVCSGHLGNFTKEMWAKSEAELFAEVAVNMGVPENAILIENKSTNTGENILFTQQLLAQHNLNPVSFIVVQKPYMERRSYATFKKHWPYKKLVVTSPQYSFEAYPTKDIPMERVINIMVGDLQRIKLYPQKGFQVFQEIPADVWEAYEQLVAMGYNQHMMKES, from the coding sequence ATGATCCCGAACGAAGTATTGATACTGGCAGAAAAGCTTTGGCATTACCATCATATGCAGCATACATTGCAGCCATCGGATTGCATACTTGCTTTAGGCAGTCATGACCTGAGGGTTGCGGAACGAGCAGCGCAACTGTATCTTGACGGCTGGGCGCCACTGCTGGTATGCTCGGGCCATTTGGGCAATTTTACAAAAGAGATGTGGGCAAAATCTGAAGCGGAACTTTTTGCTGAAGTGGCTGTTAACATGGGCGTACCCGAAAATGCCATACTAATAGAAAACAAATCAACCAATACAGGTGAAAACATTTTGTTTACACAACAGTTGCTCGCACAACATAATCTTAACCCCGTGTCTTTTATTGTGGTGCAAAAACCATACATGGAAAGGCGAAGCTATGCCACTTTTAAAAAACACTGGCCTTACAAAAAACTGGTTGTTACATCTCCGCAATATTCCTTTGAAGCATACCCCACTAAAGATATACCCATGGAAAGGGTGATCAATATTATGGTTGGTGATCTGCAGCGGATAAAGCTGTACCCGCAAAAGGGTTTCCAGGTTTTCCAGGAAATACCTGCCGATGTTTGGGAGGCCTATGAACAGTTGGTTGCCATGGGTTATAACCAACATATGATGAAAGAAAGTTAA
- a CDS encoding YHS domain-containing (seleno)protein — MKQLIILSAVIAFTLSANAQKSAVYVKEDIAINGYDPVAYFTEGKPVKGSNNFTHHWNNAGWRFSNKNNLDSFTANPGKYAPQFGGYCAYGMADGHKAPTEPDAFTIVNGRLYLNYNKQVQQLWLKDQSRLILAAEQNWPVLKDKE; from the coding sequence ATGAAACAGCTCATCATTTTATCAGCAGTTATTGCTTTCACTTTATCGGCAAACGCACAAAAATCTGCAGTGTATGTAAAAGAAGACATTGCTATTAACGGCTATGATCCCGTGGCGTATTTTACAGAAGGCAAACCGGTTAAAGGCAGTAACAATTTTACCCATCACTGGAACAATGCCGGCTGGCGCTTCAGCAATAAAAACAACCTTGATTCTTTTACTGCAAACCCTGGTAAATATGCGCCGCAATTTGGCGGCTATTGCGCTTATGGCATGGCAGATGGCCATAAAGCACCCACTGAGCCAGATGCCTTTACCATCGTTAACGGCAGGCTTTACTTAAACTATAACAAACAGGTGCAACAATTGTGGCTGAAAGACCAAAGCAGGCTGATACTGGCTGCCGAACAAAACTGGCCTGTGTTGAAAGACAAAGAATAA
- the msrA gene encoding peptide-methionine (S)-S-oxide reductase MsrA, which produces MAIEKAILAGGCFWGMEELIRALPGVKSTIVGYTGGDVKNATYRNHGTHAEAIAITFDTEQLSYRKLLEFFFQIHNPTTKNRQGNDVGMSYRSAIFYVNNAQKETALELINEMNASGKWPGVIVTEVVAAGDFWDAEEEHQDYLQKHPYGYTCHYIRPEWQLGEKTGA; this is translated from the coding sequence ATGGCAATAGAAAAAGCAATACTGGCGGGTGGGTGCTTCTGGGGAATGGAAGAGTTGATAAGGGCCTTACCCGGCGTAAAATCTACCATTGTTGGTTATACAGGCGGTGATGTAAAAAATGCAACTTATCGCAACCATGGCACACACGCAGAAGCGATAGCCATTACTTTTGATACGGAACAGCTGAGTTATCGTAAGCTGCTTGAATTCTTTTTCCAGATACACAACCCCACTACTAAAAACAGGCAGGGTAATGATGTGGGCATGTCTTACAGGTCGGCTATTTTTTACGTGAACAATGCGCAAAAGGAAACAGCACTTGAGTTGATCAATGAGATGAATGCATCGGGAAAATGGCCGGGTGTTATTGTAACGGAAGTGGTAGCCGCCGGTGATTTCTGGGACGCTGAAGAAGAACACCAGGATTATTTGCAGAAACACCCTTATGGCTACACCTGCCACTACATAAGGCCTGAATGGCAGTTGGGTGAAAAAACAGGAGCGTAA
- a CDS encoding ABC transporter ATP-binding protein → MLELRSYTKTYHGKNVLHIPYCKLENNVYWVQGVNGSGKTTLLKSIAGLIPFDGDIALNNINSKTSPVEYRRLISWAEAEPLYPDFVTGLELINLYKNIRNVPARDVDKLIEVFGVGSFIKNATGSYSNGMLKKLSLLLAFTGKTNLIVLDEPLITLDAASLQVVCALISERHNEAGTMFLLSSHQPPETATLHSAKTLMVKAQQLIYTESTY, encoded by the coding sequence ATGCTCGAATTACGTTCGTATACCAAAACATACCACGGAAAAAATGTATTGCATATACCCTATTGCAAACTGGAAAACAATGTGTACTGGGTGCAGGGTGTAAACGGATCGGGCAAAACCACTTTACTTAAAAGCATCGCCGGCTTAATTCCATTTGATGGTGATATTGCACTCAACAATATTAACAGCAAAACTAGTCCTGTTGAATACAGGAGGCTCATAAGCTGGGCAGAAGCTGAACCACTCTACCCTGATTTTGTTACCGGCCTCGAACTTATCAACCTCTATAAAAATATACGTAACGTACCGGCCAGGGATGTAGATAAACTTATTGAAGTGTTCGGAGTGGGAAGCTTTATAAAAAATGCCACAGGAAGCTACTCTAATGGCATGCTGAAAAAGCTATCCCTGCTGCTGGCATTTACAGGCAAGACGAACCTTATTGTACTGGATGAGCCGCTGATAACGCTTGATGCAGCTTCATTACAGGTGGTTTGCGCATTGATCAGCGAAAGGCATAACGAGGCCGGCACCATGTTCCTGCTGAGCTCTCACCAGCCGCCGGAAACAGCAACACTGCATTCAGCAAAAACCCTGATGGTAAAAGCACAACAACTGATCTATACTGAAAGCACTTATTAA
- a CDS encoding SGNH/GDSL hydrolase family protein — protein MKKYLTTAVVLMVCMFNTNIVAAQDSTKQKQEDSAWIKFQQYIEYMIHNDWSNLSKYKDANAALAAPAANEQRVVFMGNSITEGWMNTDPSFFTGNKYINRGIGGQTTPQMLVRFRADVIALQPKVVVILAGTNDIAGNTGPSTPEMIENNLASMSDLAKAHNIKVILCSVLPVYDYPWKPGLQPAEKIVALNAWMKKYAADNDCIYVDYWTPLADARKGMKKEYADDGVHPTPAGYKVMEPLVQQAIRQALKK, from the coding sequence ATGAAAAAATACCTTACCACAGCAGTCGTTTTAATGGTGTGCATGTTCAATACAAATATTGTTGCCGCACAGGATTCAACCAAACAAAAACAGGAAGATTCTGCATGGATAAAGTTTCAGCAGTATATTGAATACATGATCCATAACGACTGGTCAAACCTGTCAAAATATAAAGATGCAAATGCTGCGCTTGCCGCGCCTGCTGCCAACGAGCAGCGTGTGGTGTTTATGGGCAACTCCATTACCGAAGGCTGGATGAATACAGACCCGTCATTCTTTACAGGCAATAAATACATAAACCGTGGCATCGGCGGGCAAACCACGCCCCAAATGCTGGTTCGTTTCAGGGCAGATGTTATAGCGCTTCAGCCGAAGGTGGTGGTAATACTTGCAGGCACCAATGATATTGCGGGTAATACAGGCCCTTCTACACCGGAGATGATAGAGAATAACCTGGCTTCTATGTCAGATCTGGCAAAGGCGCATAACATAAAAGTGATCCTGTGTTCTGTATTGCCGGTGTACGATTACCCCTGGAAGCCAGGCCTGCAGCCTGCTGAAAAAATCGTTGCATTAAACGCATGGATGAAAAAATATGCGGCTGATAACGATTGTATTTATGTTGATTACTGGACGCCGCTTGCCGATGCACGCAAAGGCATGAAGAAGGAATATGCAGATGATGGTGTACACCCAACACCGGCAGGCTACAAAGTGATGGAACCATTGGTGCAGCAGGCAATAAGGCAGGCACTTAAAAAATAG
- a CDS encoding fasciclin domain-containing protein, translating to MKHLFKAGLLAFVMFTTVSAIAQSKDIVDVAAGSKAHTTLVAAVKAAGLVETLKGKGPFTVFAPTNDAFAKLPAGTVETLLKPENKAKLTSILTYHVVAGNLDAAAVMDAIKKGNGKAVLTTVNGQTLTAAIDNGKVKLTDENGGAAYVTATDLKASNGVIHVIDAVVLPK from the coding sequence ATGAAACACCTATTCAAAGCGGGGCTGTTGGCGTTTGTTATGTTCACAACAGTTTCAGCAATTGCTCAATCGAAAGACATTGTAGATGTAGCTGCGGGCTCTAAGGCGCATACTACATTAGTGGCGGCAGTAAAAGCTGCAGGCCTTGTTGAAACATTAAAAGGTAAAGGGCCGTTCACAGTATTTGCACCAACCAATGATGCGTTTGCAAAACTGCCTGCAGGCACTGTAGAAACATTGCTGAAGCCCGAGAACAAAGCAAAACTTACTTCCATTCTTACATATCATGTAGTGGCAGGTAATTTAGATGCTGCTGCAGTAATGGATGCAATAAAGAAAGGCAATGGCAAAGCAGTGTTAACAACAGTAAACGGACAAACACTTACTGCTGCTATTGACAATGGTAAGGTAAAACTTACAGATGAAAACGGTGGTGCTGCTTATGTTACCGCAACTGATCTCAAAGCAAGTAATGGCGTTATTCATGTGATAGATGCTGTAGTGTTACCGAAGTAA
- a CDS encoding GNAT family N-acetyltransferase — MNTVATRYATLEDLNTLLQFEQGVIAAERPFDETLKEGAINYYDLQELILSEDAAVVVATMNTEIIASGYAKIVQAKAFYKFSHYAYLGFMYVKPAYRGKGINQLVLQQLSSWALSKNITELRLEVYSDNLPAIHAYRKAGFKPDLTTMRMEIQPT, encoded by the coding sequence GTGAATACAGTAGCAACACGTTACGCAACGCTGGAAGACCTCAACACCCTCTTACAATTTGAACAAGGCGTTATTGCAGCAGAGCGTCCTTTTGATGAAACACTCAAAGAAGGTGCTATCAATTACTACGACCTGCAGGAACTGATCCTTTCAGAAGACGCTGCAGTAGTGGTAGCAACAATGAACACAGAGATCATCGCCTCCGGCTATGCGAAAATAGTACAGGCGAAAGCATTCTATAAATTTTCGCATTATGCGTACCTCGGCTTTATGTATGTAAAACCTGCATACAGGGGCAAAGGAATCAATCAACTGGTATTGCAACAATTGTCATCATGGGCTTTATCTAAAAATATTACTGAATTGCGCCTGGAAGTGTACAGCGATAATCTTCCTGCCATTCACGCATACAGGAAAGCCGGTTTCAAACCAGATCTTACTACCATGCGCATGGAAATACAACCTACCTGA